One window from the genome of Thermus sediminis encodes:
- a CDS encoding ABC transporter permease, with the protein MRREGSPWTGLWAVFFKEMADHLSGLRMRILEVLVLLSALAAVYTGTQILRQTVGEDPYLYLKLLTTAQDPLPSFVGFLSFFVPLAAIALAFDAVNGEHNRGTLSRVLSQPIYKDALLFGKFLAGLGTLAVLLLALLLLVLGLGIFTLGVPPGGEEVARIFFFLLATLVYAAGWLALGLLFSVLFRQPATAALAAIGVWLFFAVFFPILTDIAASALFLRADPLDPESQLRQANLALWFSRLSPNTLYAEALTATLNPAVRSLGPILITQLEGAILGTPLPLGQSLLLIWPQLTGLFALAVLLFTLAYVAFQRQEVRA; encoded by the coding sequence ATGCGGCGTGAGGGCTCCCCCTGGACTGGGCTTTGGGCGGTCTTTTTCAAGGAGATGGCCGACCACCTCTCGGGGCTCAGGATGCGGATCCTCGAGGTCCTTGTCCTCCTCTCCGCCCTGGCCGCCGTCTACACCGGCACCCAGATCCTGCGCCAGACCGTAGGCGAGGATCCCTACCTCTACCTCAAGCTCCTCACCACCGCCCAGGACCCCCTCCCCTCCTTCGTGGGCTTCCTCTCCTTCTTCGTGCCCCTAGCGGCCATCGCCCTGGCCTTTGATGCGGTGAACGGGGAACACAACCGCGGCACCCTCTCCCGGGTCCTTTCCCAGCCCATCTACAAGGACGCCCTCCTCTTCGGCAAGTTCCTGGCGGGGCTCGGTACCCTGGCCGTTCTCCTTTTGGCCCTCCTCCTTTTGGTCTTGGGTTTGGGGATCTTCACCTTGGGGGTGCCCCCCGGTGGGGAGGAGGTAGCCCGGATCTTCTTCTTCCTCCTAGCCACTCTGGTCTACGCCGCAGGCTGGCTGGCCTTGGGCCTCCTCTTCTCCGTCCTCTTCCGCCAGCCCGCCACCGCCGCCCTGGCTGCCATTGGGGTCTGGCTCTTCTTCGCCGTGTTCTTCCCCATACTCACGGATATAGCCGCAAGCGCCCTCTTCCTCCGAGCGGATCCCCTAGACCCAGAAAGCCAGCTTAGGCAGGCCAACCTGGCCCTGTGGTTCTCCCGCCTCTCCCCCAACACCCTCTACGCCGAGGCCCTCACCGCCACCCTGAACCCGGCGGTGCGCTCCCTGGGGCCCATCCTCATCACCCAGCTGGAAGGAGCGATCCTGGGCACCCCCTTGCCTTTGGGCCAGAGCCTCCTCCTCATCTGGCCCCAGCTCACCGGCCTCTTCGCCCTGGCCGTCCTCCTCTTCACCCTGGCCTACGTGGCCTTCCAGCGCCAGGAGGTGAGGGCCTAG
- a CDS encoding cupin domain-containing protein has product MGGMRPVVKQVASLEARPVERGEKAFIQVLIGPEEGAPHFVLRKFTLLPGGRIPKHKHPTIEHEQYVLSGRMKVVLGEEVREVSAGQAVFIPPETPHAYANEGEEPVEFLCIIPKTGAYATEWLD; this is encoded by the coding sequence ATGGGCGGCATGAGGCCCGTGGTCAAGCAGGTGGCGAGCCTCGAGGCCCGCCCCGTGGAGCGGGGGGAGAAGGCCTTCATCCAGGTCCTCATCGGTCCCGAGGAGGGGGCCCCCCACTTCGTCCTGCGCAAGTTCACCCTGCTCCCCGGAGGGCGGATCCCCAAGCACAAGCACCCCACCATCGAGCACGAGCAGTACGTGCTTTCCGGACGCATGAAGGTGGTTTTGGGGGAGGAGGTGCGGGAGGTTTCCGCGGGACAGGCGGTCTTCATCCCCCCGGAAACCCCCCACGCCTACGCCAACGAAGGGGAGGAGCCCGTGGAGTTCCTCTGCATCATCCCCAAGACGGGCGCCTACGCCACGGAGTGGCTAGACTGA
- a CDS encoding ABC transporter ATP-binding protein, with protein MAVIATRGLTKRYGQVVAVEDLDLEVEEGEVFGLLGPNGSGKTTTILMLLGLTEPTSGEARVLGLDPMREPLKVKARVGYLPDQVGFYGELTAWENLRYTTRLLGLPEAEAKARMEEVLRRMGLWEVRDRRVSAFSRGMRQRLGLAEVLLKRPKVAILDEPTLGLDPEAAREFLDLIKGLKTEGITILLSSHLLHQVQEICDRVGLFHKGRLALLGTVEELAARVLGGGYEVLVEASPGLADSFRGVEGVGRVEAEGGRYRVLAIRDVRAELARIATDHGALLSLALRRPSLDEVYAHYFKEVAYAA; from the coding sequence ATGGCGGTCATCGCGACCCGGGGTCTCACCAAGCGCTACGGACAGGTGGTGGCGGTGGAGGACCTGGACCTGGAGGTGGAGGAGGGGGAGGTCTTCGGGCTCCTGGGACCCAACGGCTCAGGGAAGACCACCACCATCCTCATGCTCCTGGGCCTCACCGAGCCCACCTCCGGGGAGGCCCGGGTGCTAGGCCTGGACCCCATGCGGGAACCCCTCAAGGTGAAGGCCCGGGTGGGCTACCTCCCGGACCAGGTGGGGTTTTACGGCGAGCTCACCGCATGGGAGAACCTGCGCTACACCACCAGGCTCCTGGGCCTCCCCGAGGCCGAGGCCAAGGCCCGCATGGAGGAGGTGCTGCGGCGCATGGGGCTTTGGGAGGTGAGGGACCGGCGGGTCTCCGCCTTTAGCCGGGGCATGCGCCAACGCCTGGGCCTGGCCGAGGTGCTCCTCAAAAGGCCAAAGGTGGCCATCCTGGACGAGCCGACCCTGGGCCTGGACCCGGAGGCAGCCCGGGAGTTTTTGGACCTCATCAAGGGCCTGAAGACTGAGGGGATCACCATCCTCCTCTCTAGCCACCTCCTCCACCAGGTACAGGAGATCTGCGACCGGGTGGGTCTCTTCCACAAGGGACGCCTGGCCCTCTTGGGCACGGTGGAGGAGCTCGCCGCCCGGGTCCTGGGTGGGGGGTACGAGGTCTTGGTGGAAGCAAGCCCCGGCCTGGCCGATTCCTTCCGTGGCGTGGAGGGGGTGGGCCGGGTGGAGGCCGAAGGGGGGCGGTACCGGGTCCTGGCCATCCGGGATGTGCGGGCCGAACTGGCCCGCATTGCTACCGACCACGGAGCCCTTCTAAGCCTAGCCCTAAGGAGGCCCAGTCTGGACGAGGTCTATGCGCACTACTTCAAGGAGGTAGCCTATGCGGCGTGA
- a CDS encoding phosphoribosyltransferase has product MRFRDRRHAGSLLCEALKPLGLERPVVLGVPRGGVVVADEVARGLGGELDVVLVRKLGAPGNPEFALGAVGERGEPVLKPYALRYADQSYLEREAARQKEVIRRRAERYRKVRPKVPLKGREVVLVDDGIATGSTVEAALSVILAEEPKRLVVAVPVASPEAVERLKERAEALALSTPPDFAAVGTYYMDFGEVTDEDVETLLLQWAA; this is encoded by the coding sequence ATGCGCTTCCGCGATCGTCGGCACGCCGGTTCGCTTCTTTGCGAGGCCCTGAAGCCTTTGGGCCTGGAGCGCCCCGTGGTCCTGGGCGTCCCCCGGGGCGGGGTGGTGGTGGCGGATGAAGTGGCCCGAGGCCTAGGAGGCGAGCTGGACGTGGTCCTGGTGCGCAAATTGGGAGCCCCTGGCAACCCGGAGTTCGCCCTGGGAGCGGTGGGGGAAAGGGGAGAACCGGTCCTGAAGCCCTACGCCCTCCGGTATGCGGACCAGAGCTACCTGGAACGGGAGGCAGCCCGGCAGAAGGAGGTGATCCGCAGGCGGGCCGAGCGTTACCGCAAGGTGCGGCCTAAGGTCCCCCTGAAGGGGAGGGAGGTGGTCTTGGTGGACGACGGCATCGCCACCGGGTCCACGGTGGAGGCAGCCTTGAGCGTCATCCTGGCCGAAGAGCCCAAGAGGCTGGTGGTGGCCGTGCCCGTGGCCAGCCCCGAGGCGGTGGAGAGGCTAAAGGAAAGGGCGGAAGCTCTGGCCCTCTCCACCCCCCCGGACTTCGCCGCCGTAGGGACCTACTACATGGACTTCGGCGAGGTCACGGACGAGGACGTGGAGACCCTTCTGTTACAATGGGCGGCATGA